One Misgurnus anguillicaudatus chromosome 20, ASM2758022v2, whole genome shotgun sequence DNA segment encodes these proteins:
- the sdhaf3 gene encoding succinate dehydrogenase assembly factor 3, mitochondrial, with translation MANQAHVSKVRSLYKRILLLHRFMPIDLRALGDQYVKDEFRRHKTATHEEAKRFMTEWEVYKDTLQTQVLEAMGNKKLTFGLDLSKEKLQDFQDEQIGQLYELMLESKKPNRQFDIQEDDTPK, from the exons ATGGCAAATCAAGCTCACGTGTCAAAGGTTCGGTCTCTGTATAAAAGGATCCTTTTACTGCACCGCTTCATGCCGATAGATCTGCGAGCTCTGGGTGATCAGTATGTAAAAGATGAATTCAGAAGACACAAGACTGCAACACACGAAGAAGCCAAACGCTTCATGACAGAATGGGAG GTCTACAAAGACACCTTGCAGACGCAGGTGCTGGAAGCGATGGGAAACAAAAAGTTAACGTTTGGGCTGGATTTATCAAAAGAGAAACTCCAAGACTTTCAGGACGAGCAGATCGGGCAGCTTTACGAGCTAATGCTCGAGTCTAAAAAACCCAACCGGCAATTTGACATTCAAGAGGACGATACGCCAAAGTAA